A single window of Undibacterium sp. 5I1 DNA harbors:
- a CDS encoding M4 family metallopeptidase — protein sequence MKQALKLNQVLRPTLLAVLVSGACSAMAADRIELDNFLTPSANTAAVQSRTSRIASVNDLLGLTTSELQALRSKTYANGKVVTRYQQFHQGIPVWGEGVVESVAPGAAQPTLSGAMLRNVANDLPSATPLYSANQALALAKTQARVNSTENDQSKLHVKLGANNVAQLIYVISFLDTSNPNKPSRPHFIIDANTGAVLDKWEGLTHALSGTGPGGNTKTGQYEYGTTAGYGYLDVLVSGSTCKLSSTNVDTYNMNSATSGSGTLQTFTCPRNTVKAINGAYSPMNDAHYFGNQVFNMYQAYLGLRPISQKLMMRVHYGSAYENAFWDGTAMNFGDGASTFYPLTALDVTGHEISHGFTEQNSNLTYSGMSGGMNEAFSDMAGEAVKYYVKGTNDFKVGVDIFKASGALRYMYNPPLDGGSIDNAANYTSSLDVHYSSGVYNKAFYLLATTSGWNTRKAFEVMADANHLYWAAGSTFNQGACGVEKAATNRGYTVTDVTAAFKTVGVSCATTAPTATVLTKGAAVTGINLAKGATKLYSIVVPAGAKNLSVKLSGGSGDGDIYVKASAAPTTSSYDGKSEGSTNAETVTIAAPKTATYYVLVSAYAAISSASLVATYQ from the coding sequence ATGAAACAAGCTTTGAAATTGAACCAAGTTTTACGTCCTACCTTATTGGCAGTTCTGGTATCTGGTGCATGTAGCGCGATGGCGGCAGACCGCATTGAGCTGGATAACTTTTTAACCCCATCAGCAAACACAGCGGCAGTCCAGTCTAGGACTTCTCGTATCGCAAGTGTTAATGATTTACTCGGACTTACTACCAGTGAATTGCAAGCATTGCGTAGCAAAACTTATGCTAATGGCAAAGTTGTCACGCGCTATCAACAATTTCATCAAGGCATTCCAGTATGGGGTGAAGGTGTAGTAGAGAGCGTAGCTCCTGGCGCTGCTCAACCGACTTTATCCGGCGCAATGCTGCGCAATGTAGCTAATGATTTGCCAAGTGCGACACCACTTTATTCGGCAAATCAAGCTCTTGCTTTGGCAAAAACACAAGCTCGTGTTAATTCAACCGAAAATGATCAATCTAAATTACATGTTAAATTGGGCGCAAATAATGTTGCCCAACTGATTTATGTGATTTCTTTCCTCGATACATCTAATCCAAATAAACCAAGCCGCCCGCATTTTATTATTGATGCAAATACAGGCGCTGTTTTGGACAAATGGGAAGGTTTAACCCACGCATTGAGTGGTACAGGTCCTGGTGGCAACACTAAAACTGGTCAATACGAGTACGGTACTACCGCTGGTTACGGTTACTTAGATGTGTTGGTTAGCGGATCTACTTGCAAATTGAGTAGCACCAATGTTGATACTTACAATATGAACAGTGCCACTTCTGGTTCTGGTACTTTGCAAACTTTCACTTGTCCGCGTAATACGGTTAAAGCTATCAATGGCGCTTATTCTCCAATGAATGATGCACATTATTTTGGCAACCAAGTTTTTAATATGTACCAAGCATATCTTGGACTTCGCCCTATTAGTCAAAAATTGATGATGAGAGTCCACTACGGTTCCGCCTATGAAAATGCTTTTTGGGACGGTACTGCGATGAATTTTGGTGACGGCGCATCAACTTTTTATCCTTTGACAGCGCTAGATGTAACCGGTCATGAAATTAGCCATGGCTTTACAGAGCAAAACTCTAATCTGACCTACTCTGGCATGTCTGGCGGTATGAATGAAGCCTTCTCTGATATGGCTGGTGAGGCAGTTAAGTACTATGTCAAAGGTACAAACGACTTCAAAGTTGGCGTTGATATCTTTAAAGCAAGCGGTGCATTACGTTATATGTACAACCCGCCATTGGATGGAGGCTCTATCGATAATGCTGCTAACTACACGAGTAGCCTTGACGTGCATTACAGCAGTGGTGTGTACAACAAAGCTTTCTACTTGTTAGCGACAACCTCTGGTTGGAATACTCGCAAGGCATTTGAAGTAATGGCTGATGCAAATCATTTGTACTGGGCCGCTGGTAGTACTTTTAACCAAGGTGCTTGCGGTGTTGAAAAAGCCGCTACTAATCGTGGCTATACCGTTACAGACGTGACGGCTGCTTTCAAAACCGTTGGCGTCAGTTGCGCAACAACTGCACCTACTGCAACCGTGTTGACCAAGGGCGCTGCTGTTACTGGCATTAACCTGGCAAAAGGCGCAACTAAGTTGTACTCCATCGTAGTTCCTGCTGGAGCTAAAAACCTGAGCGTTAAATTGTCTGGCGGTAGTGGTGACGGTGATATTTATGTAAAAGCCAGCGCTGCTCCAACAACAAGTTCTTATGACGGTAAATCTGAAGGATCTACTAATGCAGAAACTGTCACGATTGCAGCTCCAAAAACGGCAACTTACTATGTGCTTGTAAGTGCATATGCAGCGATAAGCAGCGCTTCTTTGGTAGCTACTTATCAATAA